The Penaeus chinensis breed Huanghai No. 1 chromosome 29, ASM1920278v2, whole genome shotgun sequence genome window below encodes:
- the LOC125040905 gene encoding glutathione S-transferase Mu 3-like: MAPVLAYWSIRGLAQPIRLLLEYTGTEYEEKVYDCGPAPDYDKSCWFDVKFTLGLDFPNLPYYLDGNLKITQSNAIIRHIARQHDMCGKTEEEKVRVDILENQSVDFRNGFTQLCYRDYDTRKDAYLEALPKTLKLYTDFLGERKWFAGDNLTYVDFVMYELLDEHLVLDSGCLKDFKKLQEFHKRFQELEPIKKYMASPKFRKSPLNNKMAKFGNK; the protein is encoded by the exons ATGGCGCCCGTGCTAGCATACTGGAGCATCCGTGGG CTTGCCCAGCCTATCCGTTTATTGCTGGAATACACCGGCACAGAATATGAGGAGAAGGTGTACGACTGTGGGCCTGCCCCTGACTACGACAAATCGTGCTGGTTTGATGTCAAGTTTACTCTCGGCCTTGACTTCCCTAAT ctCCCATACTACCTGGATGGCAATCTGAAAATCACCCAGAGCAATGCCATCATCCGTCACATTGCTCGCCAGCACGATATGTgcgggaagacagaggaggagaaagttcGCGTGGACATCCTCGAAAACCAGTCTGTTGACTTCCGCAATGGCTTTACACAGCTCTGTTATAGGGACTAT gACACCCGGAAGGATGCTTACTTAGAGGCTCTGCCAAAGACACTTAAGCTCTACACAGATTTCCTTGGAGAACGCAAGTGGTTTGCTGGGGACAAT TTAACCTACGTGGACTTTGTCATGTATGAACTTCTAGATGAACATCTTGTACTTGATAGTGGTTGTTTGAAAGACTTCAAGAAGTTGCAGGAATTCCACAAACGCTTCCAGGAGCTCGAGCCCATCAAGAAGTACATGGCCTCGCCAAAGTTCAGGAAGTCACCGCTCAACAACAAGATGGCCAAGTtcggaaataaatag
- the LOC125040868 gene encoding crustacean hyperglycemic hormones 4-like — translation MPLPKEKFVAIQPSRLVLFAMATSLMLSAVSAALLVLAALSSPTSARSLDASPSSASSGNHGLSKRSLFDPACTGIYDRQLLGKLGRLCDDCYNVFREPKVATGCRSNCYYNLIFLDCLEYLIPSHLQEEHMAALQTVGK, via the exons ATGCCATTGCCAAAAGAGAAGTTCGTTGCAATTCAGCCTTCGAGACTTGTGTTATTTGCAATGGCAACTTCCCTTATG cTGTCAGCGGTGTCGGCGGCCCTGCTGGTCCTCGCTGCCTTGTCGTCGCCTACCTCCGCTCGCTCCCTCGACGCGTCTCCTTCGTCTGCGTCCTCGGGGAACCACGGCCTCAGCAAGCGCTCTCTCTTCGACCCGGCGTGCACCGGCATCTACGACCGGCAGCTGCTGGGGAAGCTGGGGCGCCTGTGCGACGACTGCTACAACGTGTTCCGGGAGCCCAAAGTGGCCACGGGGTGCAG GAGTAACTGCTACTACAACCTCATCTTCCTCGACTGCCTGGAGTACCTGATCCCCAGCCACCTTCAGGAGGAGCACATGGCGGCCCTGCAGACCGTCGGCAAGTAA
- the LOC125040671 gene encoding alpha-sarcoglycan-like, which yields MQEVVVGRVSRLRVSSKKKDNFTHLRMWLCLVMLGLLAGLPDPCRGMEALSSQLWILELKEGHNRNVTYRPSLLNMPDLPSWLHYSPAYRSGFVYGVPPEGISQFQLEVVQRDKSTYNTSHRVYNVDVLEQPRKPYEVRFKITNLNVEEMLVHKGWEKLMSVLTEDLWEESAADLNVTYLASATQKGDRLPARPDEREGVYIGYGSSAKFSSSLYRIEQEVKILWIHRPCPAYYKKTSYERFFREKDFAVDWCNFNLYDNSGDRMYGGHDDSRDHEEGHRSPVISALENEGRVYLRSREQITKRSYTLDVVHTILIPLVVMLVLLALLTLAMCCHRNNMDQQSSDFFDELFDDFPRIPATQDIQMVQYASIHRATEALRALKGREHSPHPSTATTTTQADTLPRSCTASPSSTLPRNSTLSRRFEDYATLTRPDPPPYQRNGATPTR from the exons GATGTGGCTGTGTTTGGTGATGCTGGGGCTGTTAGCAGGGCTGCCAGATCCCTGCAGAGGAATGGAGGCACTGTCATCTCAACTGTGGATACTGGAGTTGAAGGAAGGCCACAATAGAA ATGTCACTTACCGACCGAGCTTATTAAATATGCCAGACCTCCCAAGCTGGCTACATTACTCTCCTGCTTATCGCTCTGGGTTTGTTTATGGAGTGCCACCTGAGGGCATATCTCAGTTCCAA CTGGAGGTGGTACAAAGAGACAAGAGCACATATAACACATCTCACAGGGTGTACAATGTAGACGTTTTGGAACAGCCAC GTAAGCCCTATGAGGTACGCTTCAAAATCACAAATTTGAATGTAGAGGAAATGCTGGTGCACAAAGGCTGGGAGAAACTGATGTCAGTGCTGACAGAAGACCTCTGGGAGGAGAGTGCTGCTGACCTTAATGTAACATACCTAGCCTCGGCTACCCAAAAGGGTGATCGGTTGCCTGCCAGACCAGACGAGCGAGAAGG AGTTTACATAGGATATGGCAGCTCTGCAAAATTTTCGTCTTCTCTGTATCGTATAGAACAGGAGGTCAAGATACTCTGGATTCACCGTCCTTGTCCAGCATATTATAAGAAAACGTCATATGAGCGCTTCTTCCGTGAGAAGGACTTTGCTGTTGACTGGTGCAACTTTAATTTG TATGACAACAGTGGTGACAGGATGTATGGTGGGCATGACGATTCCCGTGATCATGAGGAAGGTCATAGGTCCCCAGTGATCTCAGCTCTGGAGAACGAGGGAAGGGTGTACCTTCGCAGCCGTGAGCAG ATCACAAAACGGTCCTACACTCTAGATGTGGTGCACACCATCCTGATCCCCCTGGTTGTGATGCTGGTGCTCCTGGCCCTGCTTACACTGGCTATGTGCTGCCACAGGAATAACAT GGATCAACAATCCAGTGACTTTTTCGATGAACTCTTTGATGACTTCCCGCG CATCCCAGCCACGCAAGACATCCAGATGGTCCAGTATGCAAGCATTCACAGAGCAACGGAAGCACTGCGAGCTCTTAAGGGGCGAGAgcactcccctcatccctccacaGCTACAACAACCACTCAGGCTGACACGCTTCCCAGGTCCTGCACTGCTAgtccctcctccaccctaccccGGAATTCTACACTTAG TCGCCGCTTTGAGGACTATGCCACCCTCACACGGCCTGACCCACCACCATATCAGAGGAA tGGAGCAACACCAACACGCTAA
- the LOC125040875 gene encoding crustacean hyperglycemic hormones 4, whose translation MVALPMLSAVSAALLVLAALSSPTSARSLDASPSSASSGNHGLSKRSLFDPACTGIYDRQLLGKLGRLCDDCYNVFREPKVATGCRSNCYYNLIFLDCLEYLIPSHLQEEHMAALQTVGK comes from the exons ATGGTTGCTCTTCCCATG CTGTCAGCGGTGTCGGCGGCCCTGCTGGTCCTCGCTGCCTTGTCGTCGCCTACCTCCGCTCGCTCCCTCGACGCGTCTCCTTCGTCTGCGTCCTCGGGGAACCACGGCCTCAGCAAGCGCTCTCTCTTCGACCCGGCGTGCACCGGCATCTACGACCGGCAGCTGCTGGGGAAGCTGGGGCGCCTGTGCGACGACTGCTACAACGTGTTCCGGGAGCCCAAAGTGGCCACGGGGTGCAG GAGTAACTGCTACTACAACCTCATCTTCCTCGACTGCCTGGAGTACCTGATCCCCAGCCACCTTCAGGAGGAGCACATGGCGGCCCTGCAGACCGTCGGCAAGTAA